From a single Lewinella sp. LCG006 genomic region:
- a CDS encoding RND family transporter, with translation MIRFRVPILILFVILAGASGYFTTQLKFSFDFEQFFPEGDEDLTFFRDFIDNFEADDNFMLVALVRKEGVFDSTFLSKVHRFTLDAREIPFVEESQSLTKFSYPLKTPFAVTSIPVIHLKDPTRYAADRERILADERFAHNFINDDATTLMVYLKTASSMSLADSEEHMQALSALVASLDFPEVHYMGRPYFQRELVNMQKREITFSAIVSGLLVGLIMFLLFRRPWGIIVSLVSIGLGLLLFLGFLGAAGRELNAISALYPVLMIIVGTSDVIHIMSKYIDELKKGASREDAIRTTIREIGMATLLTSLTTAIGFATLLTSKVIPIRDFGINAAIGVIIAYLTVLCFTTAVLSFFRTEQIIKLGRGQAFWEKFLEKIYQFTLHRSRAITVGSGLLVLICAWGISRITTNYNIINNMPNGAPITADFKFFEKELSGFRPLEFAIFTQGDYKATDYPVLKEMDKLETYLHQFPYIQAIGSVTAIYKSLNQMHANNRVDAYKLPETEAEYQRYRRLADQVPNLQLNVLVNETQDKARITSRILDIGADTIKAFGQRTDAWILNNIDQEVINVKRTGTGLIIDKNAEYIRRSLLIGLGMAVLMVSALMALLFKNGRMLLISIVPNLLPLLLAGALLGFLGIELEAGVSIVFAVIFGIAVDDSIHFLSKFKLARLKGLPVEEAIHLTFQETGKAIVLTSIILFFGFLVMLFSVHPPSVTIGLLISLTLLSAVVADLLLLPLLIRWLIKD, from the coding sequence ATGATTCGCTTCCGCGTTCCTATCCTCATTTTGTTTGTAATCCTGGCGGGTGCCAGTGGTTATTTTACGACGCAACTTAAGTTCAGCTTCGATTTTGAGCAATTTTTTCCGGAAGGAGATGAAGACCTTACTTTCTTCCGCGATTTTATTGACAATTTCGAAGCTGACGACAACTTTATGTTGGTCGCCCTGGTACGTAAAGAGGGCGTATTTGATAGTACCTTCCTGAGCAAGGTGCACCGTTTTACGCTGGATGCGCGGGAGATACCTTTCGTAGAAGAGAGCCAGTCTTTGACCAAATTCAGCTATCCGCTGAAGACACCCTTTGCGGTGACCAGTATCCCGGTGATTCACCTGAAAGATCCCACGCGCTACGCTGCCGACCGCGAGCGAATACTGGCCGATGAACGCTTTGCCCACAACTTTATCAATGACGATGCGACGACCCTGATGGTCTATCTCAAGACCGCCAGTAGCATGAGCTTGGCAGACAGCGAAGAACACATGCAAGCACTCAGTGCCTTGGTGGCATCCTTGGACTTCCCAGAAGTTCACTACATGGGGCGCCCCTATTTTCAGCGGGAGCTGGTGAATATGCAGAAGCGGGAGATTACCTTCTCGGCCATCGTCTCGGGCCTGCTGGTGGGGCTGATCATGTTTTTGTTGTTCCGCCGGCCGTGGGGTATTATTGTCTCCCTGGTCTCCATTGGCCTGGGGCTTTTGCTATTCCTTGGTTTTCTGGGGGCCGCAGGGCGCGAGCTCAATGCTATTTCTGCTCTCTACCCTGTCTTGATGATTATCGTGGGCACTTCGGATGTGATCCATATCATGTCTAAATACATTGACGAACTAAAGAAAGGAGCCAGCCGCGAGGATGCTATTCGAACGACGATTCGAGAAATCGGGATGGCTACGCTATTGACTTCGCTGACGACTGCCATTGGTTTTGCAACCTTGCTGACCTCTAAGGTTATCCCCATTCGTGATTTTGGGATCAATGCCGCCATTGGGGTGATCATTGCCTACCTGACCGTCCTTTGTTTTACCACCGCAGTGTTGTCTTTTTTCCGTACCGAGCAGATCATCAAGTTGGGGCGGGGACAAGCCTTTTGGGAGAAGTTCTTGGAAAAAATTTACCAGTTCACGCTCCATCGTTCCCGCGCTATCACCGTGGGGAGTGGCTTACTCGTACTCATTTGTGCTTGGGGAATCAGTCGGATTACGACCAATTACAACATCATCAACAACATGCCTAATGGCGCGCCCATTACTGCCGACTTTAAGTTTTTCGAAAAGGAACTTTCTGGCTTTCGGCCCCTGGAATTTGCCATTTTCACCCAGGGAGATTACAAGGCGACGGACTACCCAGTGTTGAAGGAGATGGACAAGCTTGAGACCTATCTTCATCAGTTCCCCTACATCCAGGCCATTGGTTCCGTGACGGCGATCTACAAAAGCCTCAATCAGATGCATGCCAACAACCGGGTGGATGCCTATAAACTCCCCGAAACCGAGGCAGAATACCAACGCTATCGCCGCCTAGCCGATCAGGTGCCCAATTTACAACTGAACGTATTGGTCAACGAAACCCAGGACAAAGCCAGAATCACCAGTCGTATCCTCGACATTGGGGCTGACACCATCAAGGCTTTCGGTCAGCGCACCGACGCGTGGATACTCAATAACATCGACCAAGAAGTCATCAACGTCAAACGCACGGGTACCGGCTTGATCATTGACAAAAATGCCGAGTACATTCGTCGGAGCCTCTTGATAGGATTGGGAATGGCCGTTTTAATGGTGAGTGCCCTGATGGCTTTGCTTTTCAAAAATGGACGGATGCTCCTTATTTCTATCGTCCCCAATCTGCTCCCCCTTTTACTGGCAGGCGCCTTGCTTGGCTTCCTCGGCATCGAGCTGGAAGCAGGGGTAAGTATCGTCTTTGCTGTTATTTTCGGAATTGCCGTTGATGACTCTATCCACTTCCTCAGCAAATTTAAACTTGCCCGACTCAAAGGATTACCGGTAGAAGAAGCCATTCACCTTACCTTTCAGGAAACCGGCAAAGCGATCGTCCTTACCAGTATCATCCTGTTCTTCGGTTTTCTGGTTATGCTTTTCAGTGTACATCCACCGAGCGTCACCATTGGTTTACTCATCAGTCTTACCTTGCTGAGCGCCGTGGTGGCAGATTTGTTGCTACTGCCCTTATTGATTCGGTGGTTGATTAAGGATTAG
- the fumC gene encoding class II fumarate hydratase, with amino-acid sequence MQFRIEHDSIGPVEVAADKYWAAQTQRSLENFRIGGQLMPIEIIRAFAILKKAAAKTNTELGVLDAAKSALIGKVCDEILEGKLDDQFPLVVWQTGSGTQSNMNANEVIANRGHVLQGGSLTDENKVLHPNDDVNKSQSSNDTFPTAMHIAAFTVLVETTIPGLEKLRNTLKAKSEELQDVVKIGRTHFMDATPLTLGQEFSGYVSQIDHGIRAIKNTLAHLAELALGGTAVGTGLNTPPGYSELVAKNIAELTGLPFVTAENKFEALAAHDAIVEAHGALKTVACSLMKIGNDIRMISSGPRSGIGEIIIPSNEPGSSIMPGKVNPTQSEALTMAMAQVVGNDVAINVGGMTGHFELNVFKPMMIFNFLMSARLIGDAAVSFNDNCAVGIEPNRKRIKEHLNNSLMLVTALNTKIGYDKAAKIAKKAYSEDTTLKAAALELGYLTAEEFDEWVRPEDMIGSL; translated from the coding sequence ATGCAATTTCGTATTGAACATGATAGTATTGGCCCCGTAGAAGTAGCCGCTGATAAGTACTGGGCAGCACAGACCCAACGCTCGCTCGAAAATTTCCGCATCGGCGGGCAACTGATGCCTATTGAGATCATTCGCGCCTTTGCGATTCTCAAAAAGGCTGCTGCTAAAACCAATACCGAACTAGGCGTACTGGATGCAGCAAAATCAGCACTTATTGGCAAGGTTTGTGACGAAATCCTCGAAGGAAAGCTAGATGACCAGTTCCCCTTAGTAGTTTGGCAGACGGGGTCGGGTACGCAAAGCAATATGAACGCTAACGAGGTGATTGCCAACCGCGGCCACGTGCTCCAGGGCGGCAGCCTTACCGACGAAAACAAAGTGCTTCACCCCAACGACGATGTCAACAAGAGCCAATCGTCTAATGACACGTTCCCCACGGCGATGCACATTGCAGCCTTTACTGTTTTGGTGGAAACGACCATCCCTGGCCTCGAAAAATTACGCAATACCCTCAAAGCCAAATCGGAAGAACTTCAGGATGTCGTAAAAATTGGTCGTACCCACTTTATGGATGCGACACCGTTGACGCTGGGCCAGGAATTCAGCGGCTACGTCAGCCAGATTGATCACGGCATCCGTGCGATCAAAAACACCCTTGCTCACCTGGCTGAACTTGCGCTTGGTGGTACCGCTGTGGGTACAGGCTTGAACACCCCTCCCGGATACTCAGAGTTGGTGGCTAAAAATATTGCCGAACTGACGGGGCTGCCTTTCGTCACGGCGGAGAATAAATTCGAGGCACTCGCGGCGCACGATGCTATCGTGGAGGCTCACGGTGCATTGAAGACCGTAGCTTGCTCCCTCATGAAGATTGGCAACGACATTCGGATGATCTCTTCCGGCCCACGTTCTGGTATTGGCGAAATCATTATTCCCTCCAACGAGCCTGGTTCTTCTATCATGCCTGGCAAGGTAAACCCTACCCAATCGGAGGCACTCACCATGGCCATGGCCCAAGTAGTGGGTAATGATGTTGCCATCAACGTAGGTGGTATGACTGGCCACTTTGAGTTGAACGTCTTCAAACCCATGATGATTTTCAATTTCCTGATGTCGGCTCGCTTGATCGGTGATGCAGCAGTCAGCTTCAATGACAACTGTGCTGTGGGTATTGAGCCTAATCGAAAGCGCATCAAAGAGCACCTCAATAACAGCCTGATGTTGGTGACGGCCTTAAACACCAAAATTGGCTACGACAAAGCGGCCAAAATTGCGAAAAAAGCCTACAGCGAAGACACCACCCTCAAAGCTGCTGCCCTGGAATTGGGCTACCTCACCGCCGAAGAATTCGATGAGTGGGTACGACCAGAGGATATGATTGGAAGTTTGTAA
- a CDS encoding DUF4349 domain-containing protein produces MYLRNILFVVALSAGLFACSQVANSDAQSAPQETEEYAAKSYDEDQIPPPSSQTPSPPPGEMPERVLLRTAECRMEVADINQRVKTIERLVEQKAGYLGDLNWQHYHHQEQVSMNLRVPAQDFQWVLDSIMKMAVEVNYQQVSTQDVTEEYVDVQSRLKTKKAVRDRYEEILRTKAKTVEEILLAEEQIRRLQEEIEAQEGRLRYLSQRSAMSTIQLELYEPLEEQASTPWWQRFGGEIGDSLEMSVAIIKNLFLGILSIWPLLLLAGILIWRRKAIWNRFRS; encoded by the coding sequence ATGTATTTAAGAAACATCCTTTTTGTCGTGGCACTGAGCGCAGGCTTGTTTGCTTGTTCGCAAGTTGCCAATTCTGATGCCCAATCAGCTCCGCAAGAAACGGAGGAGTACGCCGCTAAGAGTTATGATGAAGATCAAATACCTCCCCCCTCTTCACAGACCCCCTCTCCACCGCCTGGTGAAATGCCCGAACGCGTACTGCTACGTACCGCCGAATGCCGCATGGAGGTTGCCGATATCAACCAGCGGGTAAAAACGATCGAACGATTGGTAGAGCAAAAAGCGGGCTACCTGGGAGATCTCAACTGGCAGCATTATCACCATCAGGAACAAGTGTCGATGAACCTGCGGGTGCCCGCCCAGGATTTTCAGTGGGTGCTGGACAGCATTATGAAAATGGCCGTAGAAGTCAATTACCAGCAAGTAAGCACCCAAGATGTGACCGAGGAATACGTGGATGTGCAAAGCCGTTTGAAGACCAAAAAAGCAGTTCGCGACCGGTATGAAGAAATTTTGCGTACGAAAGCCAAAACGGTAGAAGAAATTCTTTTGGCTGAAGAACAAATCCGCCGCTTGCAGGAAGAAATCGAGGCCCAGGAAGGGCGCTTGCGCTACCTGAGTCAGCGCTCCGCTATGAGTACGATCCAGTTGGAGTTGTACGAACCGCTGGAAGAACAGGCTTCTACCCCCTGGTGGCAACGTTTTGGCGGAGAAATAGGCGATAGCCTGGAGATGAGTGTAGCCATCATAAAGAACCTGTTTTTGGGCATATTGAGCATTTGGCCATTGTTGTTATTGGCCGGGATATTGATCTGGCGTCGCAAAGCCATCTGGAACCGATTCCGCTCGTAG
- a CDS encoding DUF5103 domain-containing protein codes for MYRYFLYSSIFLVFSSASLTAQTAKFQYTNQTYVPHLKTIVFGPTGYPHLFPLLDLNSGETLSLSFDDLENDIRNYTYKVIHCDRDWQPSGLAPLEYINGFEEENIPTYNFSSRTLQNYINYSLTFPNSNMSLTKSGNYLLVVFEDEEEKRAVITRRFVVVDRQMGVSAEFVRPVEVSKIHTHQEIDFIVNFQRLSVRNAMAEMSASVLQNQRWDNAITGIKPKFLQSDKAIFDFQGEIVFPGGSEFRLIDLRSLRIPHRDIEYMDVNLDNQMEAELLPVINRSKAPHLAFIDFNGRFLIENLDMPLADVQSEYVYTLLSFKVDQPFYEDHVYLLGAITEWQLKPEFQFRYNPATSSYVGRFPLKQGYYNYYLATAPSNADPKQPLVPSIIDTEGSHADTENDYQIVIYYRPFGTRYDQVVGYMQANSQQTN; via the coding sequence ATGTACAGATACTTCCTTTACTCCAGCATTTTTCTTGTCTTCAGCAGTGCGTCCTTAACGGCTCAAACGGCTAAATTTCAATACACCAACCAGACTTATGTGCCTCACCTAAAGACCATTGTCTTTGGGCCTACCGGCTACCCGCACCTCTTTCCCCTCCTCGATCTCAATAGCGGCGAAACCCTCTCGCTGAGTTTCGATGACCTGGAAAATGACATCAGGAATTATACCTATAAAGTAATCCACTGTGATCGCGACTGGCAGCCTTCCGGTCTGGCACCGCTGGAATACATCAATGGCTTCGAAGAAGAGAATATCCCTACCTACAATTTTTCTTCCCGCACCCTTCAGAACTACATCAACTATTCACTCACTTTCCCGAATAGCAATATGTCGCTCACCAAGTCAGGCAATTACCTGTTGGTGGTTTTTGAAGACGAAGAGGAAAAACGTGCCGTTATTACCCGAAGGTTTGTCGTGGTAGATCGGCAAATGGGGGTCAGTGCCGAATTTGTGCGCCCGGTAGAGGTGAGTAAAATTCACACCCACCAGGAAATCGACTTTATCGTCAATTTTCAGCGCCTCAGTGTCCGCAATGCGATGGCAGAGATGAGTGCCTCCGTACTTCAAAACCAACGGTGGGACAATGCTATCACGGGTATCAAGCCCAAGTTCCTCCAGTCCGATAAAGCCATTTTTGATTTCCAAGGAGAGATTGTTTTTCCCGGCGGCAGTGAGTTCCGGCTCATCGATTTACGGAGCCTCCGGATTCCCCACCGCGATATTGAATACATGGATGTCAACCTCGACAATCAGATGGAAGCCGAACTTCTCCCTGTCATCAATCGATCCAAGGCTCCTCACCTGGCCTTCATCGACTTCAACGGCCGCTTCCTCATCGAGAACCTAGATATGCCGTTGGCTGATGTGCAAAGCGAATACGTCTATACCCTCCTTTCGTTCAAAGTAGATCAGCCGTTCTACGAAGATCATGTTTACCTTTTAGGAGCAATCACCGAATGGCAGCTCAAGCCGGAATTCCAATTCCGCTACAACCCAGCTACCTCCAGCTACGTGGGGCGTTTTCCGCTCAAGCAGGGTTACTACAACTACTACCTTGCTACCGCTCCTTCCAATGCCGACCCCAAGCAGCCTTTGGTGCCGTCGATTATAGATACCGAAGGAAGCCATGCCGATACTGAAAATGATTACCAGATCGTGATTTATTACCGCCCTTTTGGTACCCGCTATGATCAGGTAGTTGGTTATATGCAAGCCAATTCGCAGCAAACTAATTAG
- a CDS encoding DNA-3-methyladenine glycosylase — MTILSAGFYRREDTVQIAKELLGKVIITEFNGLRTSARIVETEAYKAPEDKACHAYLNRNTKRTSTMFLPGGVAYIYLCYGIHHLFNVVTGPEGAAHAVLIRAVEPITGIETMLQRRGLEKLKPQLSAGPGVMSKALGIEKQYDAISLTAPAGLIRIADAPDLADSEIIAGPRVGIDYAEECVDWPWRFYQRDSRWVSKTRKKKL; from the coding sequence ATGACTATTCTTTCTGCCGGCTTTTATCGACGTGAAGATACGGTACAAATTGCAAAGGAGCTCCTTGGCAAGGTAATCATCACAGAATTTAACGGTCTACGTACCAGCGCGCGCATCGTCGAAACAGAAGCTTACAAAGCCCCCGAAGACAAAGCCTGCCACGCTTATCTCAATCGTAACACCAAACGTACCAGCACCATGTTTCTCCCCGGCGGCGTAGCTTACATTTACCTGTGTTATGGCATTCACCACCTTTTCAATGTTGTTACCGGCCCCGAAGGAGCGGCCCACGCCGTATTGATCCGGGCAGTAGAACCAATCACTGGCATCGAAACCATGCTACAGCGGCGTGGACTTGAAAAACTTAAGCCACAATTAAGCGCCGGGCCAGGCGTTATGTCAAAGGCCCTTGGTATTGAGAAGCAGTATGACGCGATCTCTTTAACAGCGCCAGCGGGACTCATCCGAATAGCCGATGCACCAGACCTGGCAGATTCCGAAATCATTGCCGGCCCTCGTGTGGGAATCGATTACGCGGAAGAATGCGTAGATTGGCCTTGGCGTTTTTACCAACGTGACTCCAGGTGGGTCAGTAAAACCCGCAAAAAGAAGCTTTAA
- a CDS encoding DUF2807 domain-containing protein, which translates to MNMKIWFLNTLLLVSFGLMAQSKVSNFTEIEIDGPLIVELVAGEQPGVTVLKGENQVSWEVNGASLVVMARYRKNQDTPEIRVTVTQLEALETTGSVIINGNGVFASRNMDLTVGSQSIVALEVDAEDLDVKVGGQSVLTLSGNADDFDLSLDNQSIVNAEDLKSGVINVQANHQSIANVNSSGAKLTKLVNNQSVVVEK; encoded by the coding sequence ATGAATATGAAAATTTGGTTCTTAAACACACTCCTGCTAGTATCGTTTGGCTTGATGGCCCAAAGCAAGGTGAGCAATTTCACGGAAATCGAAATTGACGGCCCGTTAATTGTTGAGTTGGTCGCTGGAGAGCAGCCTGGTGTGACGGTCTTGAAAGGAGAAAACCAGGTGAGCTGGGAAGTGAATGGAGCGTCGTTGGTCGTCATGGCCCGTTATCGGAAAAACCAGGATACCCCAGAGATAAGGGTGACTGTGACCCAGCTGGAAGCGCTGGAAACAACGGGCTCTGTGATTATTAACGGAAATGGTGTTTTTGCGAGTCGCAATATGGACCTCACCGTCGGTTCACAATCCATTGTAGCCCTCGAAGTGGATGCTGAAGATCTGGATGTCAAGGTTGGAGGCCAAAGTGTGCTGACCCTCAGTGGTAATGCCGATGATTTTGATTTGTCGCTAGATAACCAGTCGATTGTTAATGCCGAAGACTTAAAGTCTGGCGTGATCAATGTTCAGGCCAACCACCAGTCGATTGCTAACGTCAATAGCAGCGGTGCAAAGTTGACTAAGTTGGTAAACAATCAAAGTGTGGTTGTAGAGAAGTAG
- the guaB gene encoding IMP dehydrogenase, which yields MEIIQAQSDKFIGDGLTFDDVLLVPAYSEILPREVDISTQLTRTLRLNAPIVSAAMDTVTDNKLAIAIARMGGIGIIHKNMTIEEQAEMVRSVKRSESGMIVDPVTLRATATVGDAQALMRRFKIGGIPIIDDNQRLVGILTNRDLRFEENMDSSVESLMTSKNLILAPVGTTLDQAREILQKHKIEKLPVVENDRLVGLITYKDIMKVQDFPNACKDPLGRLVVGAAVGVTHDMMDRVEALVKVNVDVICLDTAHGHSKGVLDAVRHVKNTYPDLQVIGGNVATGAAALALADAGADGVKVGVGPGSICTTRIVAGVGVPQLTAIRQAALALEGRGIPIVGDGGIRYSGDIVKALAAGASTIMAGSLFAGVEEAPGETILYDGRKFKVYRGMGSLGAMKKGSKDRYFQDVEDDIKKLVPEGIEGRVPYKGTLAEVVNQYLGGLRAGMGYCGAPTIEALKEARFVRISNAGMLESHPHNITITKESPNYSRR from the coding sequence ATGGAAATAATACAAGCTCAGTCCGACAAATTCATAGGTGATGGCCTCACCTTCGACGACGTTCTGCTCGTCCCTGCTTACAGCGAAATTCTACCCCGCGAAGTTGATATTTCTACTCAGCTTACTCGTACCTTACGGCTAAATGCTCCGATCGTATCAGCAGCCATGGATACCGTTACCGACAACAAACTCGCCATTGCGATTGCACGCATGGGAGGGATAGGTATTATCCATAAAAACATGACGATCGAGGAACAAGCCGAAATGGTACGTAGCGTAAAGCGTAGTGAAAGTGGTATGATCGTTGACCCCGTCACCCTCAGGGCTACGGCTACCGTGGGAGACGCCCAAGCACTGATGCGCCGCTTCAAAATTGGCGGAATACCCATCATCGACGACAATCAGCGACTTGTGGGCATCCTTACCAATCGCGACCTGCGTTTCGAAGAAAACATGGACAGTTCCGTAGAGTCACTCATGACCTCGAAGAACTTGATCCTTGCTCCCGTGGGCACAACGCTGGATCAGGCACGCGAAATTCTCCAAAAACACAAGATCGAAAAACTACCCGTGGTAGAAAATGATCGTCTGGTAGGTCTCATCACCTATAAAGACATCATGAAGGTGCAGGATTTCCCCAATGCTTGTAAAGACCCGCTTGGTCGCTTGGTCGTTGGGGCAGCCGTAGGGGTTACCCACGACATGATGGATCGCGTGGAAGCCTTGGTAAAAGTGAATGTTGATGTAATCTGTCTCGACACTGCTCATGGGCATTCTAAAGGCGTGCTTGATGCCGTGCGCCACGTCAAAAACACCTACCCCGACCTCCAGGTCATCGGTGGCAATGTAGCTACCGGAGCTGCAGCTTTGGCTTTGGCCGATGCGGGAGCCGATGGGGTAAAAGTAGGCGTAGGCCCTGGCTCTATTTGTACTACCCGAATTGTAGCAGGTGTTGGTGTACCTCAGCTTACTGCGATCCGCCAAGCTGCACTGGCCCTCGAAGGTAGGGGTATTCCTATTGTGGGTGATGGCGGCATCCGTTATTCGGGCGACATTGTCAAAGCTCTTGCCGCAGGTGCCAGTACCATCATGGCAGGTAGTCTGTTTGCCGGTGTCGAAGAAGCCCCCGGAGAAACCATCCTCTATGATGGTCGCAAATTCAAAGTTTACCGTGGAATGGGCTCTTTGGGCGCCATGAAAAAAGGTTCTAAAGACCGTTACTTCCAAGATGTAGAAGACGACATCAAAAAACTGGTACCCGAAGGAATTGAAGGAAGAGTTCCTTACAAAGGCACCTTAGCGGAAGTTGTCAACCAATACCTTGGTGGTTTACGTGCCGGAATGGGCTACTGCGGAGCACCTACCATTGAGGCCTTAAAAGAGGCACGCTTTGTACGGATTTCCAACGCAGGTATGCTCGAAAGCCATCCGCATAATATTACCATCACCAAAGAATCACCTAACTATTCCAGAAGGTAA